The Deltaproteobacteria bacterium genome window below encodes:
- a CDS encoding GGDEF domain-containing protein, protein MAEHDATPPVLRFAMRVIDAVDHAELARVCVDELVGAFRIPRARVLDAETVWSSAGEDLDERPSLTMALRLSPADQPPVRLEVGFGDHDDPAIVRQQLLDLVGMVRRAWSRLSQLERERTDARRDALTGLDNRRAIEEWLDGACLEALHLRRDLTVMLVDLDHFKRVNDTHGHPAGDEVLQLAAVCFRAHLRPGDRVCRWGGDEFLIALPGVAARGASGIAERLREAFARDARARGCTMTIGIADLEALGPGEAGAASIIALADGCLLGAKQAGRNCVIAAACLRDVG, encoded by the coding sequence GTGGCCGAACACGACGCGACTCCGCCGGTGCTCCGGTTCGCGATGCGGGTGATCGACGCCGTCGATCATGCCGAGCTCGCACGGGTCTGCGTCGACGAGCTGGTCGGTGCGTTCCGGATCCCTCGCGCGCGGGTGCTCGACGCCGAGACGGTGTGGAGCAGCGCCGGGGAGGACCTCGACGAGCGCCCTTCACTGACCATGGCGTTGCGGCTGTCCCCCGCCGATCAGCCGCCGGTGCGGCTCGAGGTCGGCTTCGGGGATCACGACGATCCGGCGATCGTACGGCAGCAGCTGCTCGATCTGGTCGGCATGGTGCGCCGCGCGTGGTCGCGGCTGAGCCAGCTCGAGCGCGAGCGCACCGATGCGCGCCGCGACGCGCTGACTGGCCTCGACAACCGTCGCGCGATCGAAGAGTGGCTCGACGGCGCGTGCCTCGAGGCGCTGCACCTGCGTCGGGATCTCACGGTCATGCTCGTGGACCTCGATCACTTCAAGCGCGTCAACGACACCCACGGCCATCCGGCCGGCGATGAGGTGCTGCAGCTGGCGGCGGTGTGCTTCCGTGCCCACCTGCGGCCGGGGGATCGCGTCTGCCGGTGGGGCGGCGACGAGTTCTTGATCGCGCTACCAGGCGTCGCCGCCCGCGGTGCCAGCGGCATCGCCGAGCGGCTGCGCGAGGCCTTCGCCCGCGACGCCCGGGCCCGCGGCTGCACGATGACGATCGGCATCGCCGATCTCGAGGCGCTCGGCCCCGGTGAGGCGGGCGCCGCCAGCATCATCGCGCTGGCCGACGGTTGCTTGCTCGGCGCCAAGCAAGCGGGGCGCAACTGCGTGATCGCGGCGGCGTGCCTGCGCGACGTCGGCTGA
- a CDS encoding DUF4254 domain-containing protein has protein sequence MAETVGSLIDKLTIIELRRFHTEQAMCNPLAAPELRHTAALRLRVIDEQRDDLCVELDATWRAIVERGKVPKVYRQFKLYNDPAMRSASGRGK, from the coding sequence GTGGCTGAGACCGTCGGCTCCCTCATCGACAAGCTCACCATCATCGAGCTGCGGCGCTTCCACACCGAGCAGGCAATGTGCAACCCGCTCGCAGCGCCCGAGCTGCGCCACACCGCCGCGCTGCGGCTACGCGTCATCGACGAGCAGCGTGACGATCTCTGCGTCGAGCTGGACGCCACCTGGCGCGCCATCGTCGAGCGCGGCAAGGTGCCGAAGGTCTACCGGCAGTTCAAGCTCTACAACGACCCGGCGATGCGCAGCGCCAGCGGCCGCGGCAAGTAG
- a CDS encoding right-handed parallel beta-helix repeat-containing protein, with amino-acid sequence MTTSLRSIRITSALATALVTLPIGCGSSGDGNESSADSTGGDLPAGCDLYVEPSDDDQTAVTEAFVDATDGKTLCLAAGEYHLTRQLSLNANGVTVRGAGKDMTILDFTGQETGGNGMLVKGNDVTLTEFTVRNTPGDGIRGDQVENIAFVRVGVIWEAMHALSNGAYGLYPVGSNGVLIQECEVVGARDAGIYVGQSTAIVVEDSIAHDNVAGIEIENSTDAIVRRNESYSNTAGILVFNLPGLDVKDGKRANVYENDVHDNNVTNFADPGTVVGIVPPGVGMLVLAADNNEIHGNTIANNDSVGVAIIAYSEESGLFEPPNDPAYDIWSEGNYIHDNTFMGNGTMPDPLVLLLAGNMTPTPDVIIDGCIAGDKNNDDGSLSNCLGEGSSVTFMNADLCGDAMGATSDPATVACTQPALPTE; translated from the coding sequence GTGACCACCTCGCTTCGTTCGATTCGCATCACCTCCGCCCTCGCCACCGCGCTCGTGACCCTGCCCATCGGCTGCGGCTCGAGCGGCGATGGCAACGAGTCGAGCGCCGATTCCACCGGCGGCGATCTGCCGGCCGGCTGCGACCTCTACGTCGAGCCCAGCGACGACGACCAGACGGCGGTCACGGAGGCGTTCGTCGACGCGACCGACGGCAAGACGCTGTGCCTGGCGGCGGGCGAGTACCACCTGACGCGTCAGCTGTCGCTCAACGCCAACGGCGTGACCGTGCGCGGCGCGGGCAAGGACATGACGATCCTCGACTTCACCGGCCAAGAGACCGGCGGCAACGGCATGCTCGTGAAGGGCAACGACGTCACGCTCACCGAGTTCACCGTGCGCAACACGCCCGGCGACGGCATCCGCGGCGACCAGGTCGAGAACATCGCGTTCGTGCGGGTGGGGGTGATCTGGGAGGCGATGCACGCGCTGTCGAACGGCGCCTACGGGCTCTACCCGGTCGGTAGCAACGGCGTGCTGATCCAGGAGTGTGAGGTCGTCGGCGCCCGCGATGCCGGCATCTACGTCGGCCAGTCGACCGCGATCGTGGTCGAGGACTCGATCGCCCACGACAACGTCGCCGGCATCGAGATCGAGAACTCGACCGACGCGATCGTGCGGCGCAACGAGAGCTACAGCAACACCGCCGGTATCCTCGTGTTCAACCTGCCGGGGCTCGACGTCAAGGACGGCAAGCGCGCCAACGTCTACGAGAACGACGTCCACGACAACAACGTCACCAACTTCGCCGATCCCGGTACGGTGGTCGGCATCGTCCCGCCAGGCGTGGGCATGTTGGTGCTGGCCGCCGACAACAACGAGATCCACGGCAACACCATCGCCAACAACGACAGCGTCGGTGTGGCCATCATCGCCTACAGCGAGGAGTCGGGGCTGTTCGAGCCACCCAACGACCCCGCCTACGACATCTGGTCGGAGGGCAACTACATCCACGACAACACCTTCATGGGCAACGGCACCATGCCGGACCCGCTGGTGTTGCTGCTGGCCGGCAACATGACGCCGACGCCCGACGTGATCATCGATGGCTGCATTGCCGGCGACAAGAACAACGACGACGGCTCGCTGTCGAACTGCTTGGGTGAGGGCAGCTCGGTCACGTTCATGAACGCCGACCTGTGCGGCGACGCGATGGGTGCGACCAGCGATCCTGCCACCGTCGCGTGCACGCAGCCCGCGCTGCCCACGGAGTAG
- a CDS encoding dCMP deaminase family protein, with protein MDIAAVIATRATCARKHVGAVIVRDRTILSTGYNGSIRGTPHCDEAGHLMEDGHCVRTIHAEINAVIQAAKNGTAIEGASIYVTASPCWNCFKAIANAGIRRVVFGEFYRDERIFDAARQLGIELVQLARSPEATPPR; from the coding sequence ATGGACATCGCGGCGGTGATCGCCACGCGAGCGACGTGCGCGCGCAAGCACGTCGGCGCCGTGATCGTCCGCGATCGCACGATCCTCTCGACCGGCTACAACGGCTCGATCCGCGGCACGCCGCACTGCGACGAGGCCGGCCACCTGATGGAGGACGGCCACTGCGTGCGCACGATCCACGCCGAGATCAACGCGGTGATCCAGGCCGCGAAGAACGGCACCGCGATCGAGGGCGCGAGCATCTACGTGACGGCATCGCCGTGCTGGAACTGCTTCAAGGCCATCGCCAACGCCGGCATCCGTCGGGTCGTGTTCGGCGAGTTCTACCGCGACGAGCGCATCTTCGATGCCGCGCGTCAGCTCGGCATCGAGCTGGTGCAGCTGGCGCGCAGCCCCGAGGCGACGCCGCCGCGATGA
- a CDS encoding (2Fe-2S)-binding protein, with protein MSDPVTPARLLQCSVNARPVAVAVAPHRTLLEVLRYQLDLIGSKQGCDKGDCGACTVQVDGVPRLACLTLALAVEGREVTTVEGLASAPSLGCHPLQDAFDRHDAAQCGFCTPGILMSAEALLRRVQRPVEDAEVRAALAGNLCRCTGYTKIIDAVVDASRAMYGGAARP; from the coding sequence ATGTCCGATCCCGTCACGCCCGCCCGCCTGTTGCAGTGCTCCGTCAACGCGCGGCCCGTCGCGGTCGCGGTCGCGCCCCATCGCACGCTGCTCGAGGTGCTGCGCTACCAGCTCGACTTGATCGGCAGCAAGCAGGGCTGCGACAAGGGCGACTGCGGTGCGTGCACCGTGCAGGTCGACGGCGTGCCCCGGCTCGCCTGCCTCACGCTCGCGCTCGCGGTCGAAGGTCGCGAGGTCACCACCGTCGAGGGCCTCGCGAGTGCGCCGTCGCTGGGTTGCCACCCGCTGCAGGACGCATTCGATCGCCACGACGCCGCGCAGTGCGGCTTTTGTACCCCTGGCATCCTCATGAGTGCGGAGGCGCTGCTGCGCCGCGTGCAGCGCCCGGTCGAAGACGCCGAGGTCCGCGCCGCGCTGGCCGGCAACCTGTGCCGCTGCACGGGGTACACCAAGATCATCGATGCCGTGGTGGACGCCAGTCGCGCCATGTATGGCGGCGCTGCGCGTCCCTAG
- a CDS encoding glycosyltransferase family 9 protein — protein MPRERQRIAVLALQRLGDVVTAARVTDALSRRRDTAGVELLHWEQTEQAAALLPGVAARHRLPFTGLRRRARVHAIAALRTLSTHVDAITAEGGFDVVVNLSSTRFSCWLAPALLAEGGRVLGPSIDALGRYVPSHGAIDHLNGWGVDQRLSSFAHQDLYALAAGVRLAGWSGLREGNRRRRGPVVVHPFGSERSKDWRTPDDWRQLVAAIPAALGQRVVVVGAPSERAVLASIAAGTAADVETCSLADYTALLADAHGLISVDTVAIHLAAQVGCPTVVLRQGVAGGLAFVPGPAALCVDADPEPAQLADVLALALRQFSPAPVPLHAHTELLRRVRVREGFRDDHGMLGLRTPSWCHAPPQAHDDDANDSHWRAMWRCHFAGVPATDSLWAACAAGRGRFGALRWQALLSLPDRLGAAARAFALRGQVAAHRSDRDDGGDGRSAA, from the coding sequence GTGCCCCGGGAACGCCAACGAATCGCCGTGCTCGCGCTACAGCGCCTCGGCGACGTCGTCACCGCCGCGCGGGTGACCGATGCGCTCTCGCGGCGACGCGACACCGCGGGCGTCGAGCTGCTGCACTGGGAGCAGACCGAGCAGGCCGCTGCGCTGCTGCCCGGCGTGGCCGCGCGCCACCGCCTGCCCTTCACCGGCCTGCGCCGGCGCGCCCGCGTGCACGCGATCGCAGCCCTGCGCACGCTGAGCACCCACGTCGATGCGATCACGGCCGAGGGCGGCTTCGACGTGGTCGTGAACCTGTCGTCGACGCGCTTCTCGTGCTGGCTCGCACCGGCGCTGCTGGCCGAGGGTGGCCGCGTGCTCGGCCCCTCGATCGATGCGTTGGGTCGCTACGTGCCGTCGCACGGCGCGATCGACCACCTCAACGGCTGGGGTGTCGACCAGCGCCTGTCGAGCTTCGCCCATCAGGATCTGTATGCGCTCGCGGCCGGTGTGCGGCTCGCGGGCTGGTCGGGCCTGCGCGAGGGCAACCGCCGTCGCCGCGGTCCGGTGGTGGTTCATCCCTTCGGCAGCGAACGCAGCAAGGATTGGCGCACCCCCGACGACTGGCGTCAGCTCGTGGCCGCGATCCCGGCCGCGCTCGGCCAGCGCGTCGTCGTGGTCGGTGCGCCGTCGGAGCGCGCCGTGCTGGCGTCGATCGCAGCGGGCACCGCCGCCGACGTCGAGACCTGCTCGCTCGCCGACTACACCGCGCTGCTCGCCGACGCCCACGGCCTCATCAGCGTCGACACGGTCGCGATCCACCTCGCCGCGCAGGTCGGCTGTCCCACGGTCGTGCTGCGTCAGGGGGTCGCCGGCGGGCTCGCGTTCGTGCCCGGTCCCGCCGCGCTGTGCGTCGATGCCGACCCCGAGCCCGCGCAGCTGGCCGACGTCCTCGCGCTGGCGCTGCGCCAGTTCTCGCCCGCGCCGGTGCCCCTGCACGCCCACACCGAGCTGCTCCGGCGCGTGCGCGTACGCGAGGGCTTCCGCGACGATCACGGCATGCTCGGACTGCGCACACCGTCGTGGTGCCACGCACCGCCGCAGGCCCACGATGACGACGCCAACGACTCGCACTGGCGAGCGATGTGGCGGTGCCACTTCGCCGGCGTGCCCGCCACCGACTCACTGTGGGCGGCCTGTGCCGCAGGTCGCGGTCGCTTCGGCGCGCTGCGCTGGCAGGCACTGCTGTCACTGCCCGATCGCCTCGGTGCTGCGGCGCGGGCGTTCGCACTGCGTGGCCAGGTCGCCGCCCACCGCAGTGATCGCGACGACGGTGGCGACGGACGGAGTGCAGCGTGA
- a CDS encoding DUF4254 domain-containing protein: MTPNELPPMPAVPGLGALVSELAQINCALWHEEDAARTDDDLAVARAKRAIDQLNQRRNDTIEAIDDLVIAWARSAATRGQHGGGHGGGHGGGHSG; this comes from the coding sequence ATGACACCCAACGAGCTGCCCCCGATGCCGGCCGTGCCAGGCCTCGGTGCCCTGGTCTCCGAGCTGGCGCAGATCAACTGCGCGCTGTGGCACGAGGAAGACGCCGCCCGCACCGACGACGATCTGGCGGTCGCGCGGGCCAAGCGGGCCATCGACCAGCTGAACCAGCGCCGCAACGACACCATCGAGGCCATCGACGACCTCGTGATCGCATGGGCGCGCTCGGCCGCGACCCGCGGCCAGCACGGTGGGGGGCACGGTGGGGGGCACGGTGGGGGGCACAGTGGCTGA